One Lysobacter enzymogenes DNA segment encodes these proteins:
- a CDS encoding LysR family transcriptional regulator, with protein MKSTHQSKGGDLSAYSVFLAVANQRSFRAAAAELDLTPSAISHSIKSLEQRLGIRLFNRTTRSMALTDAGERLLARLRPAMAAIEDAVQEIEERRGTPSGTVRINASEGAIRLVLKPLLARFLREHPQVRLDLVSDGRLSDIVADGFDAGIRLAEAVAQDMVAVTVLDRVRFAALASPAYLAARGRPRVPQDLHGHDCIRFRFESGAIYRWEFERRGSVERINVDGPLTLTDQPLMVEAAIDGIGIAFVPDHLAADALRDGRLQRVLEDWCPDSPGLCLYYPGHRHVSSGLRALIDALSEQRRRWSAQAAAAR; from the coding sequence ATGAAATCCACTCACCAATCCAAGGGCGGCGACCTGTCCGCCTACAGCGTGTTCCTGGCGGTCGCGAACCAGCGCAGCTTCCGCGCCGCCGCGGCCGAACTCGACCTGACGCCGTCGGCGATCAGCCATTCGATCAAGTCGCTGGAACAGCGCCTGGGCATCCGCCTGTTCAACCGCACCACCCGCAGCATGGCGCTGACCGACGCCGGCGAGCGCCTGTTGGCGCGGCTGCGCCCGGCCATGGCCGCGATCGAGGACGCGGTGCAGGAGATCGAGGAGCGTCGCGGCACGCCCAGCGGCACGGTCCGGATCAACGCCAGCGAAGGCGCGATCCGGCTGGTGCTCAAGCCGCTGCTCGCGCGCTTCCTGCGCGAGCACCCGCAGGTGCGCCTGGACCTGGTCAGCGACGGCCGCCTCAGCGACATCGTCGCCGACGGATTCGACGCCGGCATCCGGCTCGCCGAGGCGGTCGCCCAGGACATGGTCGCGGTCACCGTGCTCGACCGGGTCCGCTTCGCCGCCCTCGCCTCGCCGGCTTACCTGGCCGCGCGCGGTCGCCCGCGGGTGCCGCAGGACCTGCACGGCCACGACTGCATCCGCTTCCGCTTCGAAAGCGGTGCGATCTATCGCTGGGAATTCGAGCGCCGCGGCAGCGTCGAGCGGATCAACGTCGACGGCCCGCTGACCCTGACCGACCAACCGCTGATGGTCGAGGCGGCGATAGACGGCATCGGCATCGCCTTCGTTCCCGACCACCTCGCCGCCGACGCGCTGCGCGACGGGCGCCTGCAACGGGTGCTGGAGGACTGGTGCCCGGACTCTCCGGGGCTGTGTTTGTACTACCCCGGCCATCGCCACGTGTCGTCCGGCCTGCGCGCGCTGATCGACGCGCTGAGCGAGCAGCGCCGGCGCTGGTCGGCGCAGGCCGCGGCCGCGCGCTGA
- a CDS encoding LysR family transcriptional regulator, translated as MDRLDTLRLFVRIVELGSFTRAAAVLDLPRATATHAIKQLEARLGARLLERTTRQVRPTLDGQAYYERCVHVLAELDDADAALAQLAGDPRGTLRIDLHGIHAVGLVLPRIAEFHARYPRIELEISSGDRLVDLVREGIDCVVRSGVPRDSSLVARRIATMPEVVCASPDYLQRHGVPRHPDELAAHRAVGFFASDRDLRYPFELTVDGALREYRLDSWINVNDAACYAAAALRGCGLIQLPRHGVERHLDEGRLVEVLGEYASPGVPAWAMYPRHRQLSPRVRAFVDWVAGVFADKFGAPG; from the coding sequence CGCCGCGGTGCTGGACCTGCCGCGCGCCACCGCCACCCATGCGATCAAGCAGCTCGAAGCGCGGCTCGGCGCGCGCCTGCTCGAACGCACCACCCGGCAAGTGCGGCCGACCCTGGACGGGCAGGCCTATTACGAACGTTGCGTGCACGTGCTGGCCGAGCTCGACGACGCCGACGCCGCGCTGGCGCAACTCGCCGGCGATCCGCGCGGCACCTTGCGCATCGACCTGCACGGCATCCACGCCGTCGGCCTGGTGCTGCCGCGCATCGCCGAGTTCCACGCGCGCTATCCGCGCATCGAACTGGAGATCAGCAGCGGCGACCGGCTGGTCGATCTGGTGCGCGAAGGCATCGACTGCGTGGTGCGTTCGGGCGTGCCGCGCGATTCCTCGCTGGTGGCGCGGCGCATCGCGACCATGCCCGAAGTGGTCTGCGCCAGTCCCGACTATCTGCAGCGCCACGGCGTGCCGCGCCATCCCGACGAACTGGCCGCGCACCGCGCGGTCGGCTTCTTCGCCAGCGATCGCGACTTGCGTTATCCGTTCGAGCTGACCGTCGACGGCGCGCTGCGCGAGTATCGGCTGGACAGTTGGATCAACGTCAACGACGCCGCCTGCTACGCCGCCGCGGCGCTGCGCGGCTGCGGCCTGATCCAGTTGCCGCGCCACGGCGTGGAGCGCCATCTCGACGAGGGCCGGCTGGTCGAAGTGCTCGGCGAGTACGCCAGTCCCGGCGTGCCGGCCTGGGCGATGTACCCGCGGCACCGGCAGCTGTCGCCGCGGGTGCGCGCGTTCGTGGACTGGGTGGCGGGCGTGTTCGCCGACAAGTTCGGCGCGCCGGGCTAG